In a genomic window of Thalassophryne amazonica chromosome 12, fThaAma1.1, whole genome shotgun sequence:
- the LOC117522627 gene encoding eotaxin-like isoform X2 — translation MASVTFITFLFITVMLSTVSAKGGLGSCCRYTRHRKVQRDLLKCYYKLGPPSCSRYNVVFITLMGKRICSDPDSPWTEAIMTYLNHKKWQYQSMNFNNCTVNSQLLNY, via the exons ATGGCGAGTGTCACCTTCATCACTTTTCTCTTCATCACGGTCATGTTGTCAACAGTCTCGGCTAAAG GTGGACTTGGGAGTTGCTGTCGCTACACTAGACACCGTAAAGTCCAGAGAGATTTACTGAAGTGTTACTACAAACTAGGTCCACCGTCGTGTTCTCGATACAACGTGGT ATTCATCACGCTGATGGGCAAACGGATCTGCTCAGACCCAGACAGCCCGTGGACAGAGGCCATCATGACTTATCTCAATCACAAGAAATGGCAGTATCAAAGCATGAATTTTAACAACTGTACTGTCAACAGTCAGCTGTTAAATTACTGA
- the LOC117522627 gene encoding eotaxin-like isoform X1 gives MASVTFITFLFITVMLSTVSAKAGGLGSCCRYTRHRKVQRDLLKCYYKLGPPSCSRYNVVFITLMGKRICSDPDSPWTEAIMTYLNHKKWQYQSMNFNNCTVNSQLLNY, from the exons ATGGCGAGTGTCACCTTCATCACTTTTCTCTTCATCACGGTCATGTTGTCAACAGTCTCGGCTAAAG CAGGTGGACTTGGGAGTTGCTGTCGCTACACTAGACACCGTAAAGTCCAGAGAGATTTACTGAAGTGTTACTACAAACTAGGTCCACCGTCGTGTTCTCGATACAACGTGGT ATTCATCACGCTGATGGGCAAACGGATCTGCTCAGACCCAGACAGCCCGTGGACAGAGGCCATCATGACTTATCTCAATCACAAGAAATGGCAGTATCAAAGCATGAATTTTAACAACTGTACTGTCAACAGTCAGCTGTTAAATTACTGA